One stretch of Paraburkholderia fungorum DNA includes these proteins:
- a CDS encoding YifB family Mg chelatase-like AAA ATPase translates to MSLAVVRSRAPASGRAPEVTVEVHLANGLPSFSIVGLPDLEVRESRERVRAALQNCSFDFPVRRITVNLAPADLPKESGRFDLPIALGILAASGQIPAESLLHREFAGELSLTGALRPMRGAFAMACGTARSGGGSSGCPASSPTISSCGEPLTGQMPTERTPQLYLPAASAAEAALVPGVDVYGAADLPSLCAHLADAPDARLYPVAAPDLAGITPALIPDMADVIGQRAARRALEVAAAGGHHVLLIGPPGAGKSMLAARLPGLLPPMTDDEALSSAALLSASRAGFSPAQWRQRPFRSPHHSSSAAALVGGRNPPQPGEITLAHLGVLFLDEIPEFDRNALETLREPLEAGRITISRAALQADFPAACQLIAAMNPCPCGWRGDPGGRCRCTPDVAARYLRKLSGPLLDRIDIQLEIPALTPAELSARAAVAGEASAPIAQRVAAARERQINRQGMTNRELGGRQVDDVCRPDAAGEALLREAGERFGWSARAYYRVLKVARTIADLAGATMPSAAQIAEAIQYRRAFGSV, encoded by the coding sequence ATGTCGCTTGCCGTGGTGCGCAGTCGCGCGCCGGCCTCTGGCCGCGCGCCCGAAGTAACCGTCGAGGTCCACCTCGCCAACGGATTACCCTCTTTTTCGATCGTCGGCCTTCCCGATCTGGAAGTACGCGAAAGCCGCGAGCGCGTGCGCGCGGCGCTGCAGAATTGCAGCTTCGATTTCCCCGTCAGACGAATAACCGTCAATCTGGCTCCCGCCGATTTACCTAAAGAGTCCGGTCGTTTCGATCTGCCGATCGCGCTCGGCATTCTCGCGGCGAGCGGGCAAATCCCCGCTGAATCGCTGCTGCATCGAGAATTTGCGGGCGAGCTGTCGTTGACTGGTGCGCTTCGGCCAATGCGCGGAGCGTTCGCGATGGCTTGCGGGACCGCGCGCAGCGGCGGCGGTTCGTCTGGCTGCCCGGCATCTTCCCCTACGATTTCGTCGTGTGGCGAGCCCCTGACGGGCCAGATGCCGACGGAGCGCACTCCGCAGCTCTACCTGCCTGCAGCCAGCGCAGCGGAAGCGGCCCTGGTGCCCGGCGTCGATGTTTATGGCGCGGCGGATCTGCCGTCACTATGCGCCCATCTGGCAGACGCGCCCGACGCGCGGCTTTACCCCGTAGCCGCACCCGACCTGGCCGGAATCACACCGGCCCTCATTCCCGACATGGCCGATGTGATCGGCCAACGCGCGGCTCGCCGGGCGCTGGAGGTCGCGGCAGCCGGTGGACATCACGTGCTGTTGATCGGGCCGCCCGGCGCGGGCAAGTCGATGCTCGCCGCGCGGCTGCCTGGTCTGCTTCCGCCCATGACCGACGACGAAGCGCTCAGTTCCGCCGCGTTGCTGTCGGCCAGCCGGGCGGGCTTCTCACCAGCTCAATGGCGGCAACGACCGTTTCGCTCGCCGCATCATTCGTCGAGTGCGGCGGCGCTGGTCGGGGGACGCAATCCACCGCAGCCCGGCGAGATCACTTTGGCTCATCTGGGCGTTTTGTTTTTGGACGAAATCCCGGAATTCGACCGGAACGCGCTGGAGACCCTTCGTGAACCTCTTGAAGCCGGCCGAATCACCATTTCGCGAGCGGCGCTGCAGGCAGACTTCCCGGCAGCGTGCCAGCTGATCGCCGCGATGAATCCGTGCCCATGCGGATGGCGGGGCGATCCTGGCGGCCGCTGTCGCTGCACGCCGGACGTCGCTGCGCGATACCTGCGCAAGCTATCCGGCCCACTGCTTGACCGGATCGATATCCAGCTGGAAATTCCCGCGCTCACGCCCGCGGAACTGTCGGCCCGCGCCGCCGTGGCCGGTGAAGCAAGCGCGCCAATTGCACAACGCGTCGCCGCTGCACGCGAACGTCAGATCAACCGGCAAGGCATGACCAACCGCGAATTGGGCGGACGTCAGGTGGACGACGTCTGTCGCCCGGACGCCGCAGGCGAGGCGCTGCTACGCGAAGCGGGCGAGCGTTTTGGCTGGTCTGCGCGAGCCTACTATCGCGTGCTGAAAGTCGCGCGGACTATCGCCGACCTCGCGGGCGCCACCATGCCGAGCGCCGCGCAGATTGCGGAGGCGATTCAGTATCGGCGAGCTTTTGGCTCGGTATAA
- a CDS encoding accessory factor UbiK family protein, whose product MKQPNDVFNDFQARMSELFKNSPAKDVERNVKAMLSQGFSKLDLVTREEFDTQTQVLVRTRARLEELERRVAELEQKLPVTATQTP is encoded by the coding sequence ATGAAACAACCGAACGACGTTTTTAACGATTTTCAGGCTCGCATGAGCGAGCTGTTCAAGAACTCGCCGGCCAAAGATGTCGAACGCAACGTCAAAGCCATGCTGTCGCAGGGCTTCTCGAAACTCGATCTGGTCACGCGCGAAGAATTCGATACGCAGACGCAGGTGCTGGTACGTACGCGCGCCCGTCTGGAAGAGCTGGAGCGCCGTGTCGCCGAGCTCGAACAGAAGTTGCCCGTCACGGCAACCCAAACGCCTTAA
- a CDS encoding P-II family nitrogen regulator: MKLITAIIKPFKLDEAREALSAIGVSGITVTEVKGFGRQKGHTELYRGAEYVVDFLPKVKIEAAVSDDIVDQAIEALERAARTGKIGDGKIFVTPIEQVIRIRTGETGADAL, from the coding sequence ATGAAACTCATTACCGCAATCATCAAGCCGTTCAAGCTCGATGAGGCGCGCGAAGCCTTGTCGGCCATCGGCGTCTCGGGCATCACGGTGACGGAAGTCAAGGGTTTTGGCCGTCAGAAAGGCCACACGGAGTTGTATCGGGGTGCTGAGTATGTGGTCGATTTTCTGCCGAAGGTGAAGATCGAGGCGGCTGTCTCGGACGACATCGTCGACCAGGCGATCGAGGCGCTCGAACGCGCGGCACGCACGGGCAAGATCGGCGACGGCAAGATTTTCGTCACGCCGATCGAGCAGGTGATTCGGATTCGCACCGGGGAGACCGGCGCGGACGCTCTGTAA
- a CDS encoding ammonium transporter yields the protein MRKLLMSLLMAGSLLAGGIGAALADDASAPAAASAPADTTASAPAPDASAPAAAPAASAPDATASAPADASAAAAAAPAAPTAPFSVDSSKINSGDTAWMLTSTALVLFMTIPGLALFYGGMVRKKSVLAILMQSFAITCLVSIIWVVIGYTLAFTPGNSFIGGFSRFFMAGMNYIKGDKATTLTVSHLAPTIPETVYVVYQMTFAIITPALITGAFADRMKFSAMLVFMTLWSIIVYSPIAHMVWEPTGWLATAGILDFAGGTVVHINAGIAALVCALVLGKRVGYGKEAMAPHNLTLTLIGGAMLWVGWFGFNAGSAVAADGRAGFAMFATQVATAAAALAWMFAEWASKGKPSVLGIVSGAVAGLVAITPASGFVGMTGSLVIGIVAGVVCYWSATWLKHKLGYDDSLDAFGVHCIGGIVGALLTGVFAVKDIGGADGSIVLQAKGVLTTLIYSGVVSYILLKVIDMVMGIRVTEEQEREGLDVSLHGEHVE from the coding sequence ATGCGCAAATTATTGATGTCCTTGCTGATGGCCGGTTCGCTGCTCGCGGGCGGTATCGGCGCTGCCCTCGCGGACGACGCGTCGGCTCCCGCAGCCGCTTCGGCGCCTGCCGACACGACGGCCAGCGCGCCGGCACCGGACGCTTCGGCACCGGCCGCCGCACCCGCAGCGTCGGCACCGGATGCGACCGCTTCCGCTCCGGCTGATGCATCGGCCGCGGCTGCTGCCGCACCGGCTGCTCCGACCGCGCCGTTCTCGGTCGATTCGTCGAAGATCAATTCGGGCGACACCGCCTGGATGCTGACCTCCACCGCGCTCGTGCTGTTCATGACGATCCCGGGTCTGGCGCTGTTCTACGGCGGCATGGTCCGCAAAAAGAGCGTGCTGGCGATCCTGATGCAAAGCTTCGCGATCACCTGCCTGGTGTCGATCATCTGGGTGGTGATCGGCTACACGCTGGCCTTCACGCCGGGTAACTCGTTCATCGGCGGCTTCTCGCGCTTCTTCATGGCGGGCATGAACTACATCAAGGGCGATAAGGCCACTACGCTGACCGTCAGCCACCTGGCCCCGACGATCCCGGAAACGGTCTATGTCGTTTATCAGATGACGTTTGCGATCATCACCCCGGCACTGATCACGGGCGCGTTTGCCGACCGTATGAAGTTCTCGGCGATGCTCGTGTTCATGACGCTGTGGTCGATCATCGTCTACTCGCCGATCGCGCACATGGTCTGGGAACCGACCGGCTGGCTGGCTACGGCAGGCATCCTCGACTTCGCGGGCGGCACGGTGGTGCACATCAACGCCGGTATCGCGGCGCTGGTCTGCGCGCTGGTGCTCGGCAAGCGTGTCGGCTACGGCAAGGAAGCCATGGCGCCGCACAACCTGACGCTCACGCTGATCGGTGGCGCGATGCTGTGGGTAGGCTGGTTCGGCTTCAACGCGGGTTCGGCAGTGGCGGCTGACGGCCGTGCCGGTTTCGCGATGTTCGCAACGCAAGTGGCAACCGCAGCAGCAGCACTCGCATGGATGTTCGCTGAATGGGCGTCCAAGGGTAAGCCGTCGGTGCTCGGTATCGTGTCGGGCGCAGTGGCAGGTCTGGTGGCAATCACGCCGGCTTCGGGCTTCGTCGGTATGACGGGTTCGCTGGTGATCGGTATCGTTGCAGGCGTGGTCTGCTACTGGTCGGCAACGTGGCTCAAGCACAAGCTCGGTTACGACGACTCGCTCGACGCGTTCGGCGTGCACTGCATCGGCGGTATCGTGGGTGCGCTGCTGACGGGTGTGTTCGCGGTGAAGGACATCGGCGGCGCGGACGGCAGCATCGTTCTGCAAGCCAAGGGCGTGCTGACGACGCTGATCTACAGCGGCGTGGTGAGCTACATCCTGCTGAAGGTCATCGACATGGTGATGGGCATTCGCGTGACGGAAGAACAGGAACGCGAAGGTCTGGACGTGAGCCTGCACGGCGAACACGTCGAATAA
- the gshA gene encoding glutamate--cysteine ligase gives MVPHLVTALNGPLLDLERKILDATPAIERWFRLEWQEHTPPFYCSVDLRNAGFKLAPVDTNLFPGAFNNLPQEVLPLAVQAAMASIEKICPDAKNLLVIPERHTRNAFYLENVARLAAIMRQAGLNVRFGTLDESINGPVTIALSDGQKLVLEPLERSQRRLGLKNFDPCSILLNNDLSGGIPPILENLHEQYLLPPLHAGWAVRRKSTHFSCYDDVAKKFAKMVEIDPWMINPYFAHVEGVDFQERIGEEALADAIDGVLKKIAKKYREYGISEKPYVVIKSDAGTYGMGVMTVHDASEVAALTKRERAKMAATKDGLEVHDVIVQEGVYTFERIGEEVAEPVVYMIDRYVVGGFYRVHGSRERDQNLNAPGMHFVPLGFEHTALPDAHAKPGAAPPNRFYMYGVVARLGLLAASVELEKTDPEAIQV, from the coding sequence ATGGTTCCGCACCTAGTTACGGCGTTAAACGGCCCGCTGCTCGATCTTGAGCGGAAGATCCTCGACGCTACGCCCGCAATCGAACGCTGGTTCCGGCTCGAATGGCAGGAGCACACGCCGCCGTTCTACTGTTCCGTCGACCTGCGCAACGCGGGCTTCAAGCTCGCGCCGGTCGACACCAATCTATTCCCCGGCGCATTCAACAATCTGCCGCAGGAAGTGCTGCCGCTCGCGGTGCAGGCCGCGATGGCGTCGATCGAAAAGATCTGTCCCGACGCGAAAAACCTGCTGGTGATTCCCGAGCGCCACACGCGCAACGCCTTTTACCTCGAAAACGTCGCCCGGCTGGCCGCGATCATGCGCCAGGCGGGCCTGAACGTGCGTTTCGGCACGCTCGACGAAAGCATCAACGGACCGGTGACCATCGCATTGTCCGATGGTCAGAAGCTGGTGCTCGAGCCGCTCGAGCGCTCGCAGCGGCGCCTCGGCCTGAAGAATTTCGACCCGTGTTCGATTCTGCTGAACAACGATCTGTCTGGCGGCATCCCGCCGATTCTCGAAAATCTGCACGAGCAGTATCTGCTGCCGCCGCTACATGCAGGCTGGGCGGTTCGCCGTAAATCGACGCATTTCTCGTGTTATGACGACGTTGCGAAGAAGTTCGCGAAAATGGTCGAAATCGATCCGTGGATGATCAATCCTTACTTCGCGCACGTCGAAGGGGTCGATTTCCAGGAGCGTATCGGCGAAGAAGCGCTGGCCGATGCGATCGACGGCGTGCTGAAGAAGATCGCGAAGAAGTATCGCGAGTACGGCATCTCCGAGAAACCGTATGTCGTCATCAAGTCCGATGCGGGTACCTACGGCATGGGCGTGATGACGGTGCACGACGCGTCCGAAGTGGCCGCGCTCACCAAGCGCGAACGCGCGAAGATGGCGGCGACCAAAGACGGTCTCGAAGTGCACGACGTGATCGTGCAGGAAGGCGTGTACACGTTCGAGCGCATCGGCGAGGAAGTGGCCGAGCCGGTCGTCTACATGATCGACCGTTACGTGGTCGGCGGTTTCTACCGCGTGCACGGCAGCCGCGAGCGCGATCAGAATCTGAACGCGCCCGGCATGCACTTCGTGCCGCTCGGCTTCGAACATACGGCCTTGCCCGACGCGCACGCCAAGCCGGGCGCGGCGCCGCCGAACCGCTTCTACATGTACGGCGTGGTGGCCCGTCTGGGGCTGCTGGCCGCATCGGTCGAACTGGAAAAGACCGACCCGGAAGCGATCCAGGTCTAA
- the gshB gene encoding glutathione synthase yields MDILFIADPLTQFKIYKDSTYAMMAEAARRGHVVYTCEPKHLAWTGGDVEANVQRFAIVGDVTDLHRDVWYAADPAAPRSLKSFSAVVMRKDPPFDMEYVTSTWLLEMAERGGARIFNKPQAIRDHSEKLAIGEFAQFVTPTLVTRDATRLRAFHEEHGDVILKPLDGMGGMGVFRVKADGMNLGSIIEMLSHDGARSVMAQKFIPEIKDGDKRILLIGGEAVPYSLARIPQGNEVRGNLAAGGLGVARPLTEHDRKIADTLAPVLAARGLLLVGLDAIGDWLTEVNVTSPTCFREIMDQTGFDVAAMFIDALERAAA; encoded by the coding sequence ATGGATATTCTTTTCATCGCCGATCCGCTCACGCAATTCAAGATCTACAAAGATTCGACTTACGCGATGATGGCCGAAGCGGCACGCCGCGGGCATGTGGTGTACACGTGCGAGCCGAAGCATCTGGCGTGGACGGGCGGCGACGTCGAAGCGAACGTGCAGCGTTTTGCGATTGTCGGCGACGTGACCGATCTGCATCGCGACGTCTGGTATGCCGCCGATCCCGCCGCGCCGCGCTCGCTGAAAAGCTTCAGCGCCGTGGTGATGCGTAAAGACCCGCCGTTCGACATGGAATACGTGACGTCGACGTGGCTGCTGGAAATGGCCGAACGCGGCGGTGCACGCATTTTCAACAAGCCGCAGGCGATTCGCGATCATTCGGAAAAGCTCGCAATCGGCGAATTTGCGCAGTTCGTCACGCCCACGCTGGTCACGCGCGACGCAACGCGTCTGCGGGCGTTCCACGAAGAACACGGCGACGTGATCCTCAAGCCGCTCGACGGCATGGGCGGCATGGGCGTGTTTCGCGTGAAAGCCGACGGCATGAACCTCGGTTCGATCATCGAAATGCTGAGTCACGACGGCGCGCGTTCGGTAATGGCGCAGAAATTCATCCCCGAGATCAAGGATGGAGATAAGCGCATTCTGTTGATTGGCGGTGAAGCGGTACCGTATTCGCTCGCGCGGATTCCTCAGGGGAATGAGGTGCGCGGGAATCTGGCTGCCGGCGGGTTGGGTGTTGCGCGACCGCTGACCGAGCACGATCGCAAGATCGCCGACACGCTTGCACCGGTGCTCGCCGCGCGCGGTCTGCTGCTGGTCGGACTCGATGCCATCGGCGACTGGCTGACCGAAGTCAACGTGACGAGCCCGACGTGTTTCCGCGAAATCATGGATCAGACCGGCTTCGACGTAGCAGCCATGTTCATCGACGCGCTGGAGCGTGCGGCAGCCTGA
- a CDS encoding PTS sugar transporter subunit IIA, with translation MAGILIIAHAPFATALRDCISHIYGGLPARIGVIDVSPDCDPVQMVAFANSEIERLKEENGALVLTDMFGATPANIAGRLATTPNVRVLCGVNLPMLVRAVCYRATPLDTLVDKALAGATKGVHAIGPATPAPVAPAAASGDCLPALPPEAAADTCVPALPEGADLTQKADSAGL, from the coding sequence ATGGCAGGCATTCTGATCATTGCGCACGCTCCGTTCGCCACCGCGTTGCGCGATTGTATTTCGCATATCTATGGTGGCTTGCCGGCTCGGATCGGCGTGATCGACGTTTCGCCGGATTGCGACCCTGTCCAGATGGTCGCGTTCGCGAATTCGGAAATCGAGCGCCTCAAGGAAGAAAACGGCGCGCTGGTGCTGACCGATATGTTTGGTGCGACACCGGCGAATATCGCAGGGCGCCTCGCCACCACGCCGAATGTGCGCGTGCTGTGCGGCGTCAATCTGCCGATGCTGGTGCGCGCAGTCTGTTATCGCGCGACGCCGCTCGACACCTTGGTCGACAAGGCGCTTGCAGGTGCGACCAAGGGCGTGCATGCCATCGGACCCGCTACGCCAGCGCCTGTCGCGCCCGCTGCGGCTTCCGGCGACTGCCTGCCCGCGCTACCGCCAGAGGCTGCCGCCGACACCTGTGTGCCGGCACTCCCCGAGGGCGCCGACCTGACACAAAAGGCAGACTCGGCAGGTTTATAG
- a CDS encoding HPr family phosphocarrier protein, with translation MLQQETTIVNKLGLHARASAKLTQLAGNFQAEIWMSRNGRRINAKSIMGVMMLAAGIGSTVLIETEGADEKDAMDALLKLIADKFGEGQ, from the coding sequence ATGCTGCAACAGGAAACGACTATTGTGAACAAGCTGGGGCTGCACGCGCGCGCGTCGGCCAAGTTGACGCAACTCGCGGGCAACTTCCAGGCTGAAATCTGGATGAGCCGCAATGGCCGCCGTATCAATGCGAAGAGCATCATGGGAGTGATGATGCTGGCAGCGGGTATCGGCAGCACCGTGTTGATCGAAACAGAAGGCGCCGACGAAAAAGACGCGATGGACGCATTGCTGAAACTGATTGCCGATAAATTCGGCGAGGGCCAGTGA
- the ptsP gene encoding phosphoenolpyruvate--protein phosphotransferase has product MSFTLHGIPVSRGIAIGRAYLIAPAALDVDHYLIEPAQIEGEVERFRAAQQHVHRELDTLRADLAADAPSEMGAFINVHSMILNDAMLVQETIDLIRTRRYNVEWALTEQLERLSRHFDDIEDEYLRERKADIEQVVERVLKALAGASTALDGVHGTCDEMIVVAHDIAPADMMQFKTQTFQGFVTDLGGRTSHTAIVARSLGIPAAVGVQHASALIRQDDLIIVDGDHGIVIVDPAPIVLEEYSYRQSEKALEQRKLQRLKFSPTQTLCGTRIELCANIELPEDARAAVDSGATGVGLFRTEFLFMNHKDRLPEEEEQFAAYRRAAELMNGLPVTIRTIDVGADKPLDSMSSGDGYETAANPALGLRAIRWSLSEPQMFLTQLRAILRASVFGTVKILIPMLAHAQEIDQTLDLIREAKRQLDDAGIAYDPNVQVGAMIEIPAAAIALPLFLKRLDFLSIGTNDLIQYTLAIDRADNSVAHLYDPLHPAVLHLIAFTLREAKRAGVPVSVCGEMAGDPALTRLLLGMGLTEFSMHPSQILVVKQEVLRSHLKTLEKPVADVLASFEPEEVQAALKLVSLA; this is encoded by the coding sequence GTGTCCTTCACGCTGCATGGAATTCCCGTGTCACGCGGTATCGCCATCGGGCGGGCCTATCTGATCGCCCCGGCAGCACTTGACGTAGACCACTATCTGATCGAACCGGCCCAGATCGAAGGGGAGGTCGAACGCTTTCGCGCGGCCCAGCAACATGTACATCGGGAGCTGGACACGCTGCGCGCCGATCTCGCAGCAGATGCGCCGAGCGAGATGGGCGCGTTCATCAACGTTCATTCAATGATCCTGAACGATGCAATGCTCGTTCAGGAAACCATCGACCTGATCCGCACGCGCCGCTACAACGTGGAGTGGGCGCTCACGGAGCAGCTCGAACGCCTGTCGCGCCATTTCGACGATATCGAAGACGAATATCTGCGTGAGCGGAAAGCCGACATCGAGCAGGTGGTGGAGCGCGTGCTGAAGGCACTCGCTGGGGCGTCGACGGCGCTCGATGGCGTACACGGCACGTGCGACGAAATGATCGTGGTCGCGCACGACATCGCGCCGGCCGACATGATGCAGTTCAAGACGCAGACGTTCCAGGGCTTCGTCACGGATCTCGGCGGACGCACGTCGCACACGGCAATCGTCGCGCGCAGTCTCGGCATTCCGGCGGCGGTCGGCGTGCAGCACGCGAGCGCGTTGATCCGCCAGGACGATCTGATCATCGTCGATGGCGATCATGGAATTGTGATCGTCGATCCCGCGCCGATCGTGCTCGAAGAGTATTCGTATCGGCAGAGCGAAAAGGCGCTGGAGCAGCGCAAGCTTCAGCGCCTCAAATTTTCGCCGACGCAAACGCTGTGCGGCACGCGCATCGAACTGTGCGCGAACATCGAGTTGCCGGAAGACGCACGCGCGGCGGTCGATTCGGGCGCGACCGGCGTAGGCCTGTTCCGCACCGAGTTCCTGTTCATGAATCACAAGGACCGTCTGCCGGAAGAGGAGGAGCAATTCGCCGCGTATCGCCGGGCGGCCGAGTTGATGAACGGTCTGCCGGTCACGATTCGCACGATCGACGTCGGCGCCGACAAGCCGCTCGATTCGATGAGCAGCGGCGATGGTTACGAAACTGCCGCGAACCCTGCGCTGGGGCTGCGGGCGATTCGCTGGAGCCTCTCCGAGCCGCAGATGTTCCTGACGCAGTTGCGCGCGATTCTGCGCGCATCGGTGTTCGGCACGGTGAAGATTCTGATTCCGATGCTTGCGCATGCGCAGGAAATCGACCAGACGCTCGATCTGATCCGCGAAGCCAAGCGTCAACTGGACGACGCCGGCATCGCGTACGATCCGAACGTTCAGGTCGGCGCGATGATCGAGATTCCGGCGGCTGCCATCGCGTTGCCGTTGTTCCTGAAGCGGCTCGATTTTCTGTCGATCGGCACGAACGATCTGATCCAGTACACGCTGGCAATCGATCGCGCGGATAACTCTGTCGCGCATCTGTACGATCCGCTGCATCCGGCCGTGCTGCATCTGATCGCGTTCACGCTGCGTGAAGCGAAGCGCGCGGGCGTGCCGGTGTCGGTCTGCGGCGAGATGGCGGGTGATCCGGCGTTGACGCGTCTGTTGCTCGGCATGGGCCTCACCGAGTTTTCGATGCATCCGAGCCAGATCCTGGTGGTCAAGCAGGAGGTGCTGCGCTCGCATCTGAAGACGCTGGAGAAGCCGGTGGCCGATGTGCTGGCTTCGTTCGAACCGGAAGAGGTGCAGGCAGCATTGAAGCTGGTGTCGCTGGCTTGA
- a CDS encoding HesA/MoeB/ThiF family protein, which yields MNDDQLLRYSRHILVDEIGIEAQQRFIDAHAIIVGAGGLGSPAAMYLAAAGVGKLTLVDADTVDLTNLQRQILHVSASVGRKKVESGRDAIAQINPEVVVNAVAERVDDAWLDREVPNATVVLDCTDNFATRHAINRACVKHSVPLVSGAALRFDGQISTFDFRDQASPCYACVFPEDQPFEEVACSTMGVFAPTVGIIGSMQAAEALKVIGAIGTPLVGRLTMLDSLRMEWNTMRIARQPDCPVCGSKHHD from the coding sequence ATGAATGACGATCAACTCCTCCGCTACTCCCGCCACATCCTCGTCGATGAAATCGGCATAGAAGCGCAGCAGCGTTTTATCGATGCTCACGCGATCATCGTCGGCGCAGGCGGCTTGGGTTCGCCAGCCGCCATGTATCTCGCGGCGGCAGGCGTCGGCAAGCTGACGCTGGTCGATGCCGATACCGTCGATCTGACCAATCTGCAACGGCAGATCCTTCATGTGAGCGCGTCGGTTGGGCGCAAGAAGGTGGAGTCCGGCCGCGACGCGATCGCGCAGATCAATCCTGAAGTCGTGGTGAACGCGGTGGCCGAGCGTGTCGACGATGCCTGGCTCGATCGCGAAGTGCCGAACGCGACGGTCGTGCTCGATTGCACCGATAACTTCGCAACGCGTCATGCGATCAACCGTGCGTGCGTGAAGCACAGCGTGCCGCTCGTGTCGGGCGCGGCGTTGCGCTTCGACGGCCAGATCAGCACGTTCGATTTCCGCGATCAGGCGTCGCCGTGCTACGCGTGCGTGTTTCCCGAAGACCAGCCGTTCGAGGAAGTCGCGTGCTCGACCATGGGCGTGTTCGCACCGACGGTCGGCATCATCGGATCGATGCAGGCGGCTGAAGCGCTCAAGGTGATCGGCGCAATCGGTACGCCTCTGGTCGGCCGGTTGACCATGCTCGATTCGTTACGCATGGAATGGAACACGATGCGCATTGCGCGTCAGCCGGATTGCCCGGTATGCGGATCGAAGCATCACGATTGA